One region of Cyanobium sp. M30B3 genomic DNA includes:
- a CDS encoding acyl-CoA thioesterase, whose protein sequence is MQTVMECGQWTLRRRVLPQHTDHAGVMWHGAYLAWLEEARVEALAGVGLAYGDLSARGLELPVVGLTLQYLQPLRHGDVVDVVSRVLPRTGLKLTWHSRFVSAEEGLAAEARVDLVLVDRHAQAMAAAGGGPVFRLRRRWPDDLAAAATALAQGRG, encoded by the coding sequence ATGCAGACCGTGATGGAGTGTGGCCAATGGACGCTGCGGCGCAGGGTGCTGCCCCAGCACACCGACCATGCCGGCGTGATGTGGCATGGGGCCTATCTGGCCTGGCTGGAGGAGGCGAGGGTGGAGGCCCTGGCCGGGGTGGGCCTGGCCTATGGGGACCTCTCGGCCCGTGGCCTGGAGCTGCCGGTGGTGGGCTTGACCCTCCAGTACCTGCAGCCCCTTCGGCACGGGGATGTGGTGGATGTGGTGAGTCGGGTGCTGCCGCGAACCGGGCTGAAACTCACCTGGCACAGCCGTTTTGTCAGTGCCGAGGAGGGGCTGGCGGCCGAGGCCAGGGTGGACCTGGTGCTGGTGGACCGCCATGCCCAGGCGATGGCGGCAGCCGGGGGTGGCCCGGTGTTCCGGCTGCGGCGGCGCTGGCCGGACGACCTGGCGGCCGCAGCGACCGCCCTGGCCCAGGGGCGGGGGTAA
- the prmC gene encoding peptide chain release factor N(5)-glutamine methyltransferase: MGAGELLAWRRHQLLAGGRPEELDWLLELVAGVDWATLQRLRLDPRRRLRLRVSLQQLADLWASHLETAQPLQYLAGVCPWRDLNLAVAPGVLIPRQETELLVELAQAHWPETSPALWADLGTGSACLAIALARLWPEAQGLAVDSSPLALQQAEQNLLCQGVRERVGLLAGSWWEPLRPWWGRLNLVVANPPYIPTAVWSQLEPGVRDHEPRVALDGGTDGLRAIRAIACGAGEALAPGGWLLLEHHHDQSDAVLALLRAGGLSPVAAHCDLEGIRRFAVARRGPEASVAALRP; encoded by the coding sequence TTGGGAGCCGGCGAGCTGCTGGCCTGGCGCCGCCACCAGCTCCTGGCGGGGGGCAGGCCGGAGGAGCTCGACTGGCTGCTGGAGCTGGTGGCCGGCGTGGACTGGGCCACGCTGCAGCGGCTGCGCCTGGATCCCCGGCGAAGGCTGCGGCTGCGCGTCTCGCTCCAGCAGCTGGCTGACCTGTGGGCATCCCATCTGGAGACTGCCCAGCCGCTGCAGTACCTGGCGGGTGTGTGTCCCTGGAGGGATCTGAACCTGGCCGTGGCCCCGGGGGTGCTGATTCCGCGCCAGGAAACCGAGCTGCTGGTGGAGCTGGCCCAGGCCCACTGGCCCGAGACCTCGCCAGCGCTCTGGGCCGACCTGGGCACGGGGTCGGCCTGCCTCGCCATCGCCCTGGCCCGGCTCTGGCCGGAGGCTCAGGGCCTGGCGGTGGATTCCAGCCCCCTGGCGCTCCAGCAGGCGGAGCAGAACCTGCTCTGCCAGGGTGTGCGGGAGCGGGTCGGGCTGCTGGCCGGCAGTTGGTGGGAGCCGCTCCGGCCCTGGTGGGGGAGGTTGAACCTGGTGGTTGCCAATCCTCCTTACATCCCCACCGCCGTCTGGTCCCAGCTGGAGCCGGGCGTGAGGGATCACGAACCCCGAGTCGCTCTCGATGGCGGCACGGATGGTCTGAGGGCCATCCGTGCCATTGCCTGCGGCGCTGGCGAGGCCCTGGCGCCTGGGGGCTGGTTGCTGCTGGAGCATCACCACGATCAGAGCGATGCCGTTCTCGCCCTGCTGCGTGCGGGGGGGCTGAGCCCCGTCGCCGCCCATTGCGATCTGGAGGGCATCCGGCGGTTTGCCGTTGCTCGCCGTGGGCCTGAGGCCTCCGTTGCCGCTCTCCGACCATGA
- a CDS encoding DNA-protecting protein DprA, with translation MAESDLSPECRRRAWGYEQRLWWLLWSACPGLGWVSLGAIEAHFGGLAEAWLAPLDRFPRLEGVAADWRQRLERFRQHWGEKPLERWSVQVRGGRTVLLPGDPAAPPALGKLSRPPLGLYWRGCGSLWPLLARRQAVAVVGTRRPSRAGLAMAEALGRALAQAGWPVVSGLADGIDAASHRGCLQVGGRPVAVLGTPLERVYPSHHRDLQEQVGRRGLLISEQPPRSSVCAGHFAARNRLQVALASAVVLVECPDRSGALHSAQLAWQQQLPLWVVPGDAARLSARGSNRWLGRGATLLLEPSDLIRQLGVGPLGSRPVAVRSPPGAGSVESLDPELLQALADGASLEQLCLALEQPAAVLASRLLALELAGVVHSEPGLHWRPRAPD, from the coding sequence ATGGCTGAGTCAGATCTGTCGCCTGAGTGCCGACGGCGGGCCTGGGGGTATGAGCAGCGGCTCTGGTGGTTGCTCTGGTCGGCCTGCCCCGGTCTGGGTTGGGTGAGTCTGGGGGCCATTGAGGCCCACTTCGGCGGATTGGCAGAGGCCTGGCTTGCCCCCTTGGATCGCTTTCCCCGGCTCGAGGGAGTGGCAGCCGACTGGCGCCAGCGGCTGGAGCGTTTCCGCCAGCACTGGGGGGAGAAGCCGCTGGAGCGGTGGTCGGTCCAGGTGCGGGGGGGCAGGACCGTGCTGCTGCCTGGGGATCCCGCAGCCCCTCCAGCCCTGGGCAAGCTCTCCAGGCCCCCCCTGGGGCTCTACTGGCGGGGCTGTGGATCGCTGTGGCCGCTCCTCGCCCGTCGGCAGGCCGTGGCGGTGGTGGGCACCCGGCGTCCCTCCCGGGCGGGGCTGGCCATGGCCGAGGCCCTTGGGCGGGCCCTGGCCCAGGCGGGCTGGCCGGTGGTGAGTGGCCTGGCCGATGGCATCGACGCGGCCAGCCACCGAGGCTGTCTGCAGGTGGGGGGGCGTCCTGTGGCTGTGCTAGGCACTCCTCTGGAGAGGGTGTACCCCAGCCACCACCGCGACCTCCAGGAGCAGGTGGGCCGGCGGGGTCTGCTGATCAGCGAACAGCCCCCCCGCTCATCGGTGTGTGCCGGCCATTTCGCGGCCCGCAATCGGCTGCAGGTGGCGCTGGCCAGTGCGGTGGTTCTGGTGGAATGCCCAGACCGGAGTGGAGCCCTCCATTCAGCCCAGCTGGCCTGGCAGCAGCAGTTGCCGCTCTGGGTGGTGCCGGGCGATGCGGCGCGGCTCTCGGCCCGGGGCAGCAATCGCTGGCTGGGTCGGGGGGCCACTCTCCTGTTGGAGCCGTCTGATCTGATCCGCCAGCTGGGGGTCGGGCCCCTCGGATCCAGGCCTGTGGCCGTGCGCTCCCCGCCGGGTGCCGGCAGCGTGGAGTCGCTGGATCCGGAGTTGTTGCAAGCCCTGGCCGATGGCGCGTCGCTGGAGCAGCTCTGTCTCGCTCTGGAGCAACCAGCTGCGGTTCTCGCGTCACGGCTGCTGGCCCTGGAGCTCGCCGGTGTGGTGCATTCCGAGCCGGGTCTGCACTGGCGCCCCCGCGCACCGGATTGA
- a CDS encoding 30S ribosomal protein S1 yields the protein MTVTTSDTSTTEVDLDLDLTAEAAADLDLPEEVPSADESSSRGAGRDFDGAGFTLDEFASLLSKYDYNFKPGDVVNGTVFSLESKGAMIDIGAKTAAFMPLQEVSINRVEGLSDVLQPGEIREFFIMSEENEDGQLSLSIRRIEYQRAWERVRQLQKEDATIYSEVFATNRGGALVRVEGLRGFIPGSHISTRKAKEELVADFLPLKFLEVDEERNRLVLSHRRALVERKMNRLEVGEVVLGTVRGIKPYGAFIDIGGVSGLLHISEISHEHIETPHTVLNVNDQMKVMIIDLDAERGRISLSTKALEPEPGDMLTDPQKVFDKAEEMAARYKQMLLEQAEDNEPMGVTLD from the coding sequence ATGACCGTGACCACTTCCGACACCAGCACCACCGAGGTCGATCTGGATCTGGATCTCACTGCTGAAGCAGCAGCCGACCTCGATCTTCCGGAAGAGGTTCCCAGCGCAGATGAATCGAGCAGCCGCGGAGCAGGCCGCGACTTCGATGGAGCGGGCTTCACGCTCGATGAATTTGCCTCCCTGCTGAGCAAGTACGACTACAACTTCAAGCCGGGCGACGTGGTCAACGGCACGGTATTCTCCCTGGAATCGAAGGGCGCCATGATCGATATCGGCGCCAAGACAGCGGCATTCATGCCCCTGCAGGAAGTGTCGATCAACCGGGTGGAGGGCCTCAGCGACGTGCTGCAGCCCGGCGAGATCCGTGAGTTCTTCATCATGAGTGAGGAGAACGAGGACGGCCAGCTCTCGCTCTCGATCCGCCGCATCGAATACCAGCGCGCCTGGGAGCGCGTGCGGCAGCTCCAGAAGGAAGACGCCACCATCTACAGCGAGGTGTTCGCCACCAACCGCGGTGGTGCCCTGGTGCGGGTGGAGGGCCTGCGCGGCTTCATCCCCGGCAGCCACATCAGCACCCGCAAAGCCAAGGAAGAGCTGGTGGCCGACTTCCTGCCCCTCAAGTTCCTGGAGGTGGATGAGGAGCGCAACCGCCTGGTGCTCAGCCATCGCCGCGCCCTGGTGGAGCGGAAGATGAATCGCCTCGAGGTGGGCGAAGTGGTGCTGGGCACGGTGCGCGGCATCAAGCCGTATGGCGCCTTCATCGACATCGGTGGCGTGAGCGGCCTGCTGCACATCTCCGAGATCAGCCACGAGCACATCGAGACGCCGCACACGGTGCTCAACGTGAACGACCAGATGAAGGTGATGATCATCGACCTCGACGCCGAGCGGGGCCGCATCTCTCTGTCGACCAAGGCGCTCGAGCCCGAGCCGGGCGACATGCTCACCGACCCCCAGAAGGTTTTCGACAAGGCCGAAGAGATGGCCGCCCGCTACAAGCAGATGCTGCTCGAGCAGGCCGAAGACAACGAACCGATGGGCGTCACCCTCGACTGA
- a CDS encoding 2Fe-2S iron-sulfur cluster binding domain-containing protein: MPVIRFVREGRDVECYPGENLRDVALREGLQLYGLKGALGNCGGCGQCITCFVEIPEGTAAQVLSARTAVEEQKLRRRPQEWRLACQALVQQSLLVITRPQVGLADKQGLVAKALARPLPAGPTSWPQAELEPEPEPELAEGAEPESQPGSGAEGQGAESP, encoded by the coding sequence ATGCCCGTGATTCGCTTCGTGCGCGAGGGCCGGGATGTGGAGTGCTACCCCGGCGAGAACCTGCGGGACGTGGCGCTGCGGGAGGGGTTACAGCTGTACGGGCTCAAGGGAGCCCTTGGGAACTGCGGAGGGTGTGGTCAGTGCATCACCTGTTTTGTGGAGATCCCGGAAGGCACCGCAGCCCAGGTGCTCAGTGCCCGCACGGCTGTGGAGGAGCAGAAGCTGCGGCGCCGCCCCCAGGAGTGGCGCCTGGCCTGTCAGGCCCTGGTGCAGCAGTCGCTGCTGGTGATCACCCGGCCCCAGGTGGGTCTGGCCGACAAGCAGGGGCTGGTGGCCAAGGCCCTGGCCCGGCCCCTGCCGGCCGGCCCCACCAGCTGGCCGCAGGCAGAGCTGGAGCCGGAGCCCGAGCCGGAGCTGGCCGAGGGGGCTGAGCCCGAATCACAGCCCGGGAGCGGCGCCGAGGGGCAGGGCGCTGAATCCCCTTGA
- the nrdR gene encoding transcriptional regulator NrdR, whose protein sequence is MQCPSCQHTDSRVLESRSADSGRSVRRRRECLNCDFRFTTYERVETVPITVVKRNGHRETFNRSKLLHGLLRACQKTGLEPARLEGVVDDIELQLQQRSGREVNSAEIGEMVLEQLSGMSEVAYVRFASVYRQFQGVADFVATLEGLNRRVVSRMEQAPVAALP, encoded by the coding sequence ATGCAATGCCCCTCCTGCCAGCACACAGACAGTCGGGTGCTGGAATCCCGTTCAGCCGACAGTGGCCGCAGTGTGCGCCGTCGTCGCGAGTGCCTGAACTGTGATTTCCGCTTCACCACCTATGAGCGGGTGGAAACGGTGCCGATCACCGTGGTGAAACGCAATGGCCACCGCGAAACCTTCAACCGTTCCAAGCTCCTGCATGGGCTGCTGCGGGCCTGCCAAAAAACGGGCCTCGAACCAGCCAGGCTGGAAGGGGTGGTGGACGACATCGAACTGCAACTGCAGCAACGCAGCGGTCGCGAGGTGAACAGTGCCGAAATCGGCGAAATGGTGCTGGAGCAACTCAGCGGGATGAGCGAGGTTGCCTATGTGCGCTTCGCCTCGGTGTATCGCCAGTTCCAGGGGGTCGCTGATTTTGTGGCGACCCTGGAAGGGCTGAACCGGCGTGTGGTGAGCCGGATGGAGCAGGCTCCGGTCGCAGCCCTCCCCTGA
- a CDS encoding HAD family hydrolase yields the protein MAQLLLRGEPIGPAHQPIQAVLFDKDGTLSISEPMLHALAEARVFHGHRLLAAHHPELLPEQLAEVDDLLRRAYGLEAGGVHPAGTTAVASRSHNLISTATSLAQVGLGWPEALALSEAVFAATDGLHGTGSPHHPQATDGLHALVAQLAAADVRCAVISNDELAGIQAFLTSQELGRHFQACWSADHSPCKPDPLAVHALCHELGVAAGACALIGDANSDLRMARAAGVAVVLGYTAAWSRRPRLDPSFAQVHHWSELTVQA from the coding sequence GTGGCCCAACTGCTCCTGCGGGGCGAGCCGATCGGCCCGGCCCACCAACCGATTCAGGCGGTGCTGTTCGACAAGGACGGCACCCTCTCGATCAGCGAGCCCATGCTTCATGCCCTGGCCGAGGCCAGGGTTTTTCATGGCCACCGGCTACTGGCGGCTCACCACCCCGAGCTGCTGCCGGAGCAACTCGCCGAGGTGGACGACCTGCTGCGGCGGGCCTACGGCCTGGAGGCCGGCGGCGTGCATCCCGCCGGCACCACAGCCGTGGCCAGCCGCAGCCACAACCTGATCTCCACGGCCACCAGCCTGGCCCAGGTGGGGCTCGGCTGGCCGGAGGCCCTGGCCCTCAGTGAAGCGGTGTTTGCCGCCACCGATGGGCTGCATGGGACAGGCAGCCCCCACCACCCCCAGGCCACCGACGGACTCCACGCGCTGGTGGCGCAGCTGGCCGCCGCAGATGTGCGCTGCGCAGTGATCAGCAACGACGAGCTGGCAGGCATCCAGGCCTTTCTGACCAGCCAGGAGCTGGGCCGCCACTTTCAGGCCTGCTGGAGCGCGGACCACAGCCCCTGCAAACCGGATCCGCTGGCCGTGCATGCCCTCTGCCACGAGCTGGGGGTTGCGGCCGGCGCCTGCGCCCTGATCGGCGATGCCAACAGCGATCTGCGCATGGCGCGCGCCGCGGGGGTAGCGGTGGTGCTGGGCTACACCGCCGCCTGGAGCCGCCGCCCCCGCCTCGACCCCAGCTTTGCCCAGGTGCACCACTGGAGTGAGCTCACCGTCCAGGCCTGA
- a CDS encoding universal stress protein yields the protein MFRNVLIADSGKGHVEEMVRMLRDIPVVRQARVNLLHVVPEQGVEDVKEHWQKAAGIMASAVSRLSLDPSEVNTIIRQGDTKQTVLRVADELDSDLIVMGSRGLNRLQSILGNSASQYVFQLSTRPMLLVRDDLYVRHINRVMVTVDGSGVGDDALKLACELVRDIPGGTLTGVHVSRQDVTPSRGGKSPADEVLDQAVQRARGLGVELRAMHRTGSDIGRAVCAAAEELGSDLLVIASQDRRPVVARALVDLDRLLGSSVSDYIRVHAPAPVLLVREPEGRR from the coding sequence GTGTTCCGCAACGTTCTGATCGCTGACTCCGGCAAGGGTCACGTGGAGGAGATGGTGCGCATGCTGCGCGACATCCCCGTGGTGCGGCAGGCCCGCGTCAACCTCCTGCACGTGGTGCCCGAGCAGGGGGTGGAGGATGTGAAGGAGCACTGGCAGAAAGCCGCCGGCATCATGGCAAGTGCTGTGAGCCGCCTCAGCCTCGACCCCAGCGAGGTGAACACGATCATCCGCCAGGGCGACACCAAGCAGACCGTGCTGCGGGTGGCCGACGAGCTCGATTCCGACCTGATCGTGATGGGCTCCCGCGGCCTCAACCGACTGCAGTCGATTCTCGGCAACAGCGCCAGCCAGTATGTGTTTCAGCTCTCCACCCGGCCGATGCTGCTGGTGCGGGACGACCTCTACGTGCGCCACATCAACCGGGTGATGGTGACGGTGGATGGCTCCGGCGTGGGGGATGACGCGCTCAAGCTGGCCTGCGAACTGGTGCGGGACATTCCCGGTGGCACCCTCACCGGTGTGCACGTGAGTCGTCAGGACGTGACCCCATCCCGGGGGGGCAAGTCACCCGCCGACGAGGTGCTGGATCAGGCGGTGCAGCGGGCGCGGGGCCTCGGCGTGGAACTGCGGGCCATGCACCGCACCGGCAGCGACATCGGTCGTGCGGTGTGCGCCGCTGCCGAAGAACTCGGCTCCGATCTGCTGGTGATCGCCTCGCAGGACCGCCGGCCAGTGGTGGCGAGGGCCCTGGTGGACCTGGACCGACTGCTGGGCAGCTCCGTGAGCGACTACATCCGCGTGCACGCGCCGGCTCCGGTGTTGCTGGTGCGGGAACCGGAGGGCAGGCGCTGA
- a CDS encoding photosystem II reaction center protein T, whose product MESFAYILILALAISTLFFAIAFRDPPKIGK is encoded by the coding sequence ATGGAGAGCTTTGCCTACATCCTGATCTTGGCTCTGGCCATTTCCACCCTGTTCTTCGCCATCGCTTTCCGCGATCCCCCGAAGATCGGCAAGTAA
- the metK gene encoding methionine adenosyltransferase produces MARRYVFTSESVTEGHPDKICDQVSDAVLDALLAQDPASRVACETVVNTGLCLITGEVTTTARVDFNTLVRGVIERIGYSGARAGGFDANSCAVLVALDQQSPDIAQGVNEADDHEGDPLDLIGAGDQGIMFGYACDETPELMPLPISLAHRLARRLAEVRHNGTLGYLLPDGKTQVSVVYADDVPVAIDTILISTQHTAEIALPDGTAVSEEKALRERIAADLWSHVVEPATSDLSLKPSKDATRFLVNPTGKFVVGGPQGDAGLTGRKIIVDTYGGYARHGGGAFSGKDPTKVDRSAAYAARYVAKALVAAGLARKAEVQLSYAIGVARPVSILVESFGTGALADADLTALVQEHFDLRPGAIIETFGLRQLPQQRGGRFYQDVAAYGHFGRGDLNLPWENVEAIAATLKQATASRIAA; encoded by the coding sequence ATGGCCCGCCGTTATGTCTTCACCTCGGAATCGGTGACCGAGGGCCATCCCGACAAGATCTGCGACCAGGTGAGCGATGCGGTGCTCGACGCCCTGCTGGCCCAGGATCCGGCCTCGCGGGTGGCCTGCGAAACCGTGGTGAACACCGGCCTCTGCCTGATCACCGGCGAGGTCACCACCACCGCCCGGGTGGACTTCAACACCCTCGTGCGGGGCGTGATCGAACGGATCGGCTACAGCGGCGCCAGGGCCGGCGGCTTCGATGCCAACAGCTGCGCCGTGCTGGTGGCCCTCGATCAGCAGTCGCCCGACATCGCCCAGGGGGTGAACGAGGCCGACGACCACGAGGGCGATCCCCTCGACCTGATCGGCGCGGGCGACCAGGGAATCATGTTCGGCTATGCCTGCGATGAAACGCCCGAGCTGATGCCGCTGCCGATCAGCCTGGCCCACCGGCTGGCACGCCGCCTGGCCGAAGTGCGCCACAACGGCACGCTCGGCTACCTGCTGCCCGACGGCAAGACCCAGGTGAGCGTCGTCTACGCAGACGACGTGCCGGTGGCGATCGACACGATCCTGATCTCCACCCAGCACACCGCTGAGATCGCCCTGCCCGATGGCACGGCGGTCTCCGAGGAGAAGGCCCTGCGTGAGCGCATCGCCGCCGATCTCTGGAGCCACGTGGTGGAACCCGCCACCAGCGATCTGAGCCTCAAACCCAGCAAAGATGCCACCCGTTTCCTGGTGAACCCCACTGGCAAGTTCGTGGTGGGCGGCCCCCAGGGCGATGCCGGCCTCACCGGCCGCAAGATCATCGTGGACACCTACGGCGGCTATGCCCGCCACGGCGGTGGCGCCTTCTCCGGTAAGGACCCCACCAAGGTGGACCGCTCCGCCGCCTATGCCGCCCGCTACGTGGCCAAGGCCCTGGTGGCCGCTGGCCTGGCCAGGAAGGCCGAAGTGCAGCTCAGCTACGCCATCGGCGTGGCCCGACCCGTGAGCATCCTGGTGGAGAGCTTCGGCACCGGTGCCCTGGCGGATGCAGACCTCACCGCCCTCGTGCAGGAGCACTTCGACCTGCGGCCCGGCGCCATCATCGAGACCTTCGGCCTGCGCCAGCTGCCCCAACAGCGTGGCGGCCGCTTCTATCAGGACGTGGCCGCCTACGGCCACTTCGGCCGCGGCGACCTCAACCTGCCCTGGGAGAACGTGGAGGCCATTGCCGCCACCCTCAAGCAGGCCACCGCCAGCCGCATCGCCGCCTGA
- a CDS encoding sugar kinase → MAAAPGLALGVDLGSSGMRIALATPAGGRIGEWGGAYPRPFVDPHGWREGLITLTRQLPPQLRQQVGAIAIDGTSGTLLLCRPNGDLAADPLHQALPYHQACPAQAAAAQAIAGGGSAAGASGSLARALALLGAATAAGQPGPWLLRHQADWLMGWLLGDWRWGEEGNNLRLGWDLQARCWRGAIGEQPWSGGLPAVRSSGEMLGTLQPSTAKRLGLPLACRVVAGSTDANAAVLAADPQLRDGVAVLGTTLVLKQWSPRPIEGPGVSCHRLAGRWLVGGASNAGAGVLRRFYNDAQLRELSRQIDPSRPSGLQLRPLPRRGERFPVDDPSLEPVLEPRPVSDVRYLQGLLEGLARIEAAGWQRLQSLGAPAVERVISVGGGAVNPQWRHIRAQQLGGLPVLNRPGLSAALGMARLAATALSRP, encoded by the coding sequence ATGGCGGCAGCGCCCGGCCTGGCCCTGGGGGTGGACCTGGGCAGCAGCGGCATGCGGATTGCCCTGGCAACCCCAGCAGGTGGGCGGATCGGGGAATGGGGCGGCGCCTATCCACGCCCATTCGTTGATCCGCACGGCTGGCGCGAGGGGCTGATCACCCTCACCCGGCAACTGCCACCCCAGCTCCGCCAACAGGTGGGTGCCATCGCCATCGACGGCACCTCCGGCACCTTGCTGCTCTGCCGCCCCAATGGCGACCTGGCCGCCGATCCGCTGCACCAGGCCCTGCCTTACCACCAGGCCTGCCCGGCGCAGGCCGCCGCAGCCCAGGCCATCGCCGGGGGCGGATCGGCGGCCGGAGCCAGCGGCAGCCTGGCCCGTGCCCTGGCCCTGCTGGGGGCCGCCACAGCGGCCGGGCAGCCGGGCCCCTGGCTGCTGCGCCATCAGGCCGACTGGCTGATGGGCTGGCTGCTGGGCGACTGGCGCTGGGGGGAGGAGGGCAACAACCTGCGTCTGGGCTGGGATCTGCAGGCGCGCTGCTGGCGTGGAGCCATTGGCGAGCAGCCCTGGAGCGGCGGCCTGCCTGCGGTGCGCTCCAGCGGAGAGATGCTCGGCACCCTGCAGCCCAGCACAGCCAAGAGGCTGGGGCTCCCCCTGGCCTGCCGCGTGGTGGCGGGCAGCACGGATGCCAATGCGGCCGTGCTGGCGGCGGATCCCCAGCTCCGGGACGGCGTCGCCGTGCTGGGCACCACCCTGGTGCTCAAACAGTGGAGCCCGCGGCCGATCGAGGGGCCCGGCGTGAGCTGCCACCGGCTGGCCGGCCGCTGGCTGGTGGGCGGCGCCTCCAACGCCGGGGCCGGCGTGCTGCGGCGGTTCTACAACGACGCCCAACTCAGGGAGCTGAGCCGGCAGATCGACCCCAGTCGCCCCAGTGGCCTGCAGCTGCGCCCCCTGCCGCGCCGGGGCGAGCGGTTCCCGGTGGACGACCCCAGCCTGGAGCCCGTGCTGGAGCCCCGCCCCGTGAGCGATGTGCGCTACCTGCAGGGGCTGCTGGAGGGCCTGGCCCGCATTGAGGCGGCGGGCTGGCAGCGCCTGCAGTCCCTGGGCGCCCCCGCGGTGGAACGGGTGATCAGCGTGGGCGGCGGGGCGGTGAACCCCCAGTGGCGGCACATCCGTGCCCAGCAACTGGGCGGCCTGCCGGTGCTCAACCGGCCTGGCTTGAGTGCCGCCCTGGGCATGGCCAGACTGGCCGCAACCGCACTCTCGAGGCCATGA
- a CDS encoding photosystem II reaction center protein M: METNDLGFVASLMFVLVPTVFLLVLYIQTSSRQGS; encoded by the coding sequence ATGGAAACAAACGATCTCGGCTTTGTCGCCAGCCTGATGTTCGTCCTGGTTCCCACCGTGTTTCTGCTGGTGCTCTACATCCAGACCAGCAGCCGCCAGGGCAGCTGA
- the psbB gene encoding photosystem II chlorophyll-binding protein CP47, translated as MGLPWYRVHTVVINDPGRLLAVHLMHTALVAGWAGSMALYELAIFDPSDPVLNPMWRQGMFVMPFMARLGVTGSWGGWSITGETGVDPGFWSFEGVAAAHIILSGLLFLAAIWHWTYWDLEIWQDPRTGEPALDLPKIFGIHLLLAGLACFGFGAFHLTGVFGPGMWVSDAYGLGGHLEPVQPAWGPEGFNPFNPGGIVAHHIAAGIVGIIAGIFHITTRPPERLYKALRMGNIETVLASAIAAVFFAAFVVAGTMWYGAAATPVELFGPTRYQWDQGYFKAEINRRVQTAMDNGATREQAYGSIPEKLAFYDYVGNSPAKGGLFRVGPMVNGDGLPTGWLGHISFTDKDGRELDVRRLPNFFENFPVVLQDQDGIVRADIPFRRAEAKYSFEQSGVKATVYGGALNGQTFTDPADVKRLARKTQLGEAFDFDRETYHSDGTFRSSPRGWFTFGHATFALLFFFGHIWHGARTLYRDVFAGIDPDLGEQVEFGLFQKLGDKSTRRLPEGYVPPAGSTLS; from the coding sequence ATGGGATTGCCCTGGTATCGGGTGCACACGGTCGTGATCAACGACCCGGGCCGCCTGTTGGCCGTGCACCTCATGCACACTGCGCTGGTGGCCGGCTGGGCCGGCTCGATGGCGCTCTACGAGCTCGCAATTTTCGATCCCTCCGACCCGGTGCTCAACCCGATGTGGCGCCAGGGCATGTTTGTGATGCCCTTCATGGCGCGCCTGGGCGTGACCGGCAGCTGGGGCGGCTGGAGCATCACCGGCGAAACCGGGGTGGATCCAGGCTTCTGGAGCTTTGAGGGCGTCGCTGCGGCCCACATCATTCTCAGCGGTCTGCTGTTCCTGGCCGCGATCTGGCACTGGACCTACTGGGATCTGGAGATCTGGCAGGACCCCCGCACCGGCGAACCCGCCCTGGACCTGCCCAAGATCTTCGGCATCCACCTGCTGCTGGCCGGTCTGGCCTGCTTCGGCTTCGGGGCCTTCCACCTCACCGGGGTATTCGGCCCGGGCATGTGGGTGAGCGACGCCTATGGCCTCGGCGGCCACCTCGAGCCGGTGCAGCCTGCCTGGGGACCTGAGGGCTTCAACCCGTTCAATCCCGGCGGCATCGTGGCCCACCACATCGCCGCTGGCATCGTCGGCATCATTGCCGGCATCTTCCACATCACCACCCGTCCTCCCGAGCGGCTCTACAAAGCCCTGCGGATGGGCAACATCGAAACGGTGCTGGCCTCGGCCATCGCTGCCGTGTTCTTTGCAGCCTTTGTGGTGGCCGGCACCATGTGGTACGGGGCCGCCGCCACCCCTGTTGAGCTGTTCGGCCCAACCCGCTACCAGTGGGACCAGGGCTACTTCAAGGCAGAGATCAACCGCAGGGTGCAAACCGCCATGGACAACGGCGCAACCCGTGAGCAGGCCTACGGCTCGATTCCCGAGAAGCTTGCGTTCTACGACTATGTGGGCAACAGCCCTGCCAAGGGCGGTCTGTTCCGCGTGGGTCCGATGGTGAACGGCGATGGTCTGCCGACCGGCTGGCTCGGCCACATCTCCTTCACCGACAAGGACGGACGCGAACTGGATGTGCGTCGTCTGCCCAACTTCTTCGAGAACTTCCCAGTGGTTCTCCAGGACCAGGACGGCATTGTGCGGGCGGACATTCCCTTCCGCCGGGCCGAGGCCAAGTACTCCTTTGAACAGAGTGGCGTGAAGGCCACCGTCTACGGCGGCGCCCTCAACGGCCAGACCTTCACCGACCCAGCAGACGTGAAGCGTCTCGCCCGCAAGACCCAGCTGGGAGAAGCCTTTGACTTCGACCGCGAGACCTACCATTCCGATGGCACCTTCCGCAGCTCACCGCGCGGCTGGTTCACCTTCGGGCATGCCACCTTCGCCCTGCTCTTCTTCTTCGGCCACATCTGGCACGGGGCCCGCACCCTTTACCGTGATGTGTTCGCCGGTATCGATCCCGACCTCGGCGAGCAGGTGGAGTTCGGCCTGTTCCAGAAACTGGGCGACAAGTCGACCCGCCGCCTGCCGGAGGGCTACGTGCCGCCGGCCGGCTCAACCCTCAGCTGA